One segment of Streptomyces sp. NBC_00576 DNA contains the following:
- a CDS encoding glutaredoxin family protein — protein sequence MPGTVTMYSTTWCGYCRRLKSQMDREGIAYNEINIEQDPDSAAFVEKANGGNQTVPTVLVVPSNAGPEVVMTNPSLAQVKQALGA from the coding sequence ATGCCGGGCACTGTGACGATGTACAGCACCACATGGTGCGGATACTGCCGTCGGCTGAAGAGCCAGATGGACCGCGAGGGCATCGCGTACAACGAGATCAACATCGAGCAGGACCCGGACTCTGCGGCGTTCGTGGAGAAGGCGAACGGCGGCAACCAGACCGTTCCGACGGTGCTGGTGGTTCCCTCCAACGCCGGCCCGGAGGTCGTGATGACCAACCCGAGCCTCGCCCAGGTGAAGCAGGCCCTCGGCGCCTGA
- the nudC gene encoding NAD(+) diphosphatase translates to MTTWTDHTADRPISLTAPSGIDRAAHHRLDEAWLAAAWSHPTTRCFVVSGGQVLIDETSEGRTELVMTPSFEAPLTEAHRYFLGSDDDGTSYFALQKDALPGRMDQSARSAGLREAGLLLSPRDAGLMVHAVALENWQRLHRFCSRCGERTVIAAAGHIRRCQACGAEHYPRTDPAVIMAVTDEEDRILLGRQVHWPEGRFSTLAGFVEPGESIEQSVRREVFEEAGIVVGQVEYVASQPWPFPSSLMLGFMARAVSTDIEVDGDEIHEARWFSREELRAGFESGEVLPPYGISIAARLIELWYGKPLPKPGSAL, encoded by the coding sequence GTGACCACCTGGACCGACCACACCGCCGACCGTCCCATCTCGCTCACCGCCCCCAGCGGCATCGACCGGGCCGCGCACCACCGGCTCGACGAGGCCTGGCTCGCTGCGGCGTGGAGCCACCCCACCACCCGCTGCTTCGTGGTCTCCGGCGGCCAGGTCCTCATCGACGAGACGTCCGAAGGGCGTACCGAACTCGTCATGACCCCCTCCTTCGAAGCCCCGCTCACCGAAGCGCACCGCTACTTCCTGGGCAGTGACGACGACGGCACCAGCTACTTCGCCCTTCAGAAGGACGCGCTGCCCGGCCGCATGGACCAGTCCGCCCGCTCTGCGGGGCTGCGCGAGGCCGGCCTGCTCCTCTCGCCCCGCGACGCGGGCCTCATGGTGCACGCCGTCGCCCTGGAGAACTGGCAGCGCCTGCACCGCTTCTGCTCCCGCTGTGGCGAGCGCACCGTCATCGCCGCCGCCGGCCACATCCGCCGCTGCCAGGCCTGCGGCGCCGAGCACTACCCGCGCACCGACCCGGCCGTGATCATGGCCGTCACCGACGAGGAGGACCGCATCCTCCTCGGCCGCCAGGTCCACTGGCCCGAGGGCCGCTTCTCGACGCTCGCCGGTTTCGTCGAGCCTGGTGAGTCCATCGAACAGTCGGTGCGCCGAGAGGTGTTCGAGGAGGCCGGCATTGTCGTCGGCCAGGTCGAGTACGTCGCCAGCCAGCCGTGGCCGTTCCCGTCCAGTCTCATGCTCGGCTTCATGGCCCGTGCCGTCTCCACCGACATCGAGGTCGACGGCGACGAGATCCACGAGGCTCGCTGGTTCTCCCGCGAAGAACTGCGCGCAGGGTTCGAATCGGGCGAGGTCCTCCCGCCGTACGGCATCTCGATCGCGGCCCGCCTGATCGAACTCTGGTACGGCAAGCCGCTGCCGAAGCCGGGCAGCGCGCTCTGA
- a CDS encoding dipeptidase, with product MTMSQAPDSAVRTYIEQHRAVFLDDLAEWLRIPSVSAQPDHAADVRRSADWLAAKLRETGFPTVEVWATPGAPAVFAEWPADDPAAPTVLVYGHHDVQPAAREDGWDSDPFEPVVRGNRLHARGAADDKGQVFFHTLGVRAHLATTGRTAPAVHLKMLVEGEEESGSIHFRSLVEERVDRLAADAVIVSDTGMWAEDTPTVCTGMRGLAECEIQFHGPDQDIHSGSFGGAVPNPATAVARLVAALHDEHARVAIPGFYEGVSDLTDRERELLAELPFDEEQWLRTAKSYATHGEAGHTTLERVWTRPTAEVNGIGGGYQGPGSKTIVPSSAMVKLSFRLVAGQDPDHIEKIVRDWTENRVPAGIRYEITFAAATRPCLTPLDHPALQSVVRAMSRAFDKQVRYTREGGSGPAADLQDVLGAPVLFLGISVPSDGWHAPNEKVEIDLLLKGVETTAYLWGDLAGNWRHES from the coding sequence ATGACCATGAGCCAGGCCCCGGACAGCGCCGTCCGTACGTACATCGAGCAGCACCGCGCCGTCTTCCTCGACGACCTCGCCGAGTGGCTGCGCATCCCGTCCGTGTCGGCCCAGCCCGACCACGCCGCCGATGTACGCCGCAGTGCCGACTGGCTCGCCGCCAAACTCAGGGAAACCGGCTTCCCGACCGTCGAGGTCTGGGCGACACCGGGTGCACCTGCGGTCTTCGCCGAGTGGCCCGCCGACGACCCCGCCGCCCCCACCGTTCTCGTCTACGGCCACCACGACGTGCAGCCCGCAGCCCGCGAGGACGGCTGGGACAGCGACCCCTTCGAACCGGTCGTCCGGGGCAACCGCCTTCACGCGCGCGGAGCCGCCGACGACAAAGGCCAGGTGTTCTTCCACACACTCGGCGTCCGCGCCCACCTCGCGACCACCGGCCGCACCGCACCCGCCGTCCATCTGAAGATGCTCGTCGAGGGCGAGGAGGAGTCCGGTTCCATCCACTTCCGCTCCCTCGTCGAGGAGCGCGTCGACCGGCTCGCCGCCGACGCCGTGATCGTCTCCGACACCGGCATGTGGGCCGAGGACACCCCCACGGTGTGCACCGGCATGCGCGGCCTCGCCGAGTGCGAGATCCAGTTCCACGGACCGGACCAGGACATCCACTCCGGCTCCTTCGGCGGCGCGGTGCCCAACCCGGCGACCGCCGTCGCCCGACTCGTCGCCGCACTGCACGACGAGCACGCGCGCGTGGCGATACCTGGCTTCTACGAAGGCGTCAGCGACCTCACCGACCGCGAGCGCGAACTCCTCGCCGAACTCCCCTTCGACGAGGAGCAGTGGCTGCGCACCGCCAAGTCGTATGCCACCCACGGGGAAGCCGGACACACCACCCTGGAGCGCGTCTGGACGCGGCCCACTGCCGAGGTCAACGGCATCGGCGGCGGTTACCAGGGGCCAGGCAGCAAGACGATCGTCCCCTCTTCGGCCATGGTGAAGCTCTCCTTCCGACTGGTGGCCGGCCAGGACCCCGACCACATCGAGAAGATCGTCCGCGACTGGACCGAGAACCGCGTCCCTGCCGGAATCCGGTACGAGATCACGTTCGCGGCGGCCACGCGCCCATGCCTGACCCCCCTGGACCACCCGGCCCTGCAGTCCGTCGTACGCGCCATGAGTCGCGCCTTCGACAAACAGGTCCGCTACACGCGTGAGGGCGGCAGCGGCCCGGCCGCAGACCTCCAGGACGTCCTTGGTGCCCCCGTGCTCTTTCTGGGCATCTCCGTTCCCTCCGACGGCTGGCACGCCCCCAACGAGAAGGTGGAGATCGACCTGCTCCTCAAGGGCGTCGAGACCACCGCCTACCTGTGGGGCGACCTGGCCGGGAACTGGCGCCATGAGTCCTGA
- a CDS encoding ATP-dependent DNA helicase, translating to MPASISDPEQLKELLGIPFTPEQTACITAPPAPQVIVAGAGSGKTTVMAARVVWLVGTGQVAPEQVLGLTFTNKAAGELAERVRRALVKAGVTDPDVIDPDNPPGEPVISTYHSFAGRLLTNHGLRIGLEPTARLLADATRYQLAARVLREAPGPYPALTRSFPDLVSDLLTLDAELAEHLVRPEELRAYDAELVRALEGAKLTNADLRKVPETAAARRELAELVTRYRAAKRERDLLDFGDQIGLSATLARIPEVGRVLREEFRVVLLDEYQDTSVAQRVLLAGLFGGGTGHPVTAVGDPCQAIYGWRGASVANLDDFPEHFAHADGGSAVRQSLSENRRSGGRLLDLANGLAEPLRAMHAGVEALRPAPGAERDGQVRCALLRTHAEEIDWLADSIAHLVRTGKAPGEIAVLCRTATDFAEIQGALVTRDVPVEVVGLSGLLHLPEVADLVSVCEVLQDPGANASLVRLLTGPRWRIGPRDLALLGRRARFLVSHARVGDADDPDRRLAEAVEGVDPAEVISLADALDTFLETPLRGESDNDGLPFSPDARVRFARLATELRDLRRSLADPLMDVLHRVLAVTGLEVELSASPHALAARRRETLSNFLDIAASFAAHESEASLLAFLGFLRTAAQYEKGLDNALPGGENTVKVLTAHKSKGLEWDVVAVPGLVTGTFPSDRGREKWTSQAKVLPHGLRGDTDTLPDIEAWDSRGMKAFQEAMKDHQHTEELRLGYVTFTRPRSLLLGSGHWWGPSQKKPRGPSDFLQALYDHCTAGHGEIEAWADEPEEDEENPALHATSADQLWPLPLDDAAFRRRRAAAETVLAHLETLPSHEDGHPAAAQDPDAFDDPDWPPPPDDEPLYEDDGPLGDGPLDQDAPFPAEDDADWDAWTTDRPEPPAQTPPHARVPRTGHGHDRPPTVPHARRHPAEADLTPEEARAVASWDRDLDALTGELLRARESVTDVPLPASLTASQLMLLAADPDALAQELARPMPRPPQPAARRGTRFHAWVEARFEELQLPMLEPEELPGSDAEIADERDLETLKDAFEHTVYAQRTPYRVEAPFQLDIAGRVVRGRIDAVYKEGDGEEATYEIIDWKTHRAHTADPLQLAVYRLAWAEQQGVPLEAVGAAFLYVRSGETVRPDDLPDRAALERLLLDEPAAFEVPDEDVSAGR from the coding sequence GTGCCAGCCAGTATCAGTGACCCCGAACAGCTCAAGGAGCTCCTGGGTATCCCGTTCACCCCGGAGCAGACGGCCTGCATCACCGCGCCGCCCGCCCCGCAGGTGATCGTGGCCGGAGCGGGGTCCGGCAAGACCACGGTGATGGCGGCACGCGTGGTGTGGCTCGTCGGCACCGGCCAGGTCGCCCCCGAACAGGTGCTCGGGCTCACCTTCACCAACAAGGCCGCCGGTGAACTCGCCGAACGCGTCCGCAGGGCACTCGTCAAGGCGGGCGTCACCGACCCGGACGTCATCGACCCCGACAACCCGCCCGGCGAACCGGTCATCTCGACCTACCACTCCTTCGCCGGTCGCCTCCTGACCAACCACGGCCTGCGCATCGGCCTCGAACCAACGGCCCGCCTCCTCGCCGACGCGACCCGCTACCAGCTCGCCGCGCGCGTACTGCGCGAAGCCCCCGGCCCGTACCCGGCACTCACCCGCTCCTTCCCGGACCTCGTCAGCGACCTTCTGACCCTGGACGCCGAACTCGCCGAACACCTCGTCCGCCCCGAGGAACTGCGCGCGTACGACGCCGAGCTGGTGCGCGCCCTGGAGGGCGCCAAACTCACCAACGCGGACCTGCGCAAGGTCCCCGAAACGGCCGCCGCCCGCCGTGAACTCGCCGAACTGGTGACCCGCTACCGGGCCGCCAAGCGCGAGCGCGACCTGCTGGACTTCGGCGACCAGATCGGCCTCTCCGCGACGCTGGCCCGCATCCCCGAAGTGGGCCGCGTCCTGCGCGAGGAGTTCCGGGTGGTGCTCCTCGACGAGTACCAGGACACGTCCGTGGCCCAACGCGTCCTCCTGGCAGGGCTGTTCGGCGGCGGCACCGGCCACCCGGTGACCGCGGTCGGTGACCCCTGCCAGGCGATCTACGGCTGGCGCGGCGCCTCCGTCGCCAACCTCGACGACTTCCCCGAGCACTTCGCCCACGCCGACGGCGGCTCAGCGGTCCGCCAGTCGCTCAGTGAGAACCGCCGCAGCGGAGGCCGCCTCCTCGACCTCGCCAATGGCCTCGCGGAGCCCCTGCGCGCCATGCACGCGGGCGTGGAGGCCCTCCGCCCCGCACCCGGCGCAGAGCGCGACGGCCAGGTGCGCTGCGCGCTGCTGCGCACCCACGCCGAGGAGATCGACTGGCTCGCCGACTCCATCGCCCACCTCGTACGCACCGGCAAGGCACCCGGCGAGATCGCCGTCCTGTGCCGCACCGCCACCGACTTCGCCGAGATCCAGGGCGCGCTCGTCACCCGGGACGTCCCCGTCGAGGTCGTCGGGCTCTCCGGGCTGCTGCACCTGCCCGAGGTCGCCGACCTCGTGTCCGTGTGCGAGGTGCTCCAGGATCCGGGGGCCAACGCCTCCCTGGTCCGGCTGCTGACCGGCCCACGCTGGCGCATCGGCCCGCGCGACCTCGCCCTGCTGGGCCGCCGGGCCCGTTTCCTCGTGTCCCACGCGCGCGTGGGCGACGCGGACGACCCGGACCGTCGGCTCGCCGAGGCCGTCGAGGGGGTCGACCCCGCCGAGGTGATATCGCTCGCGGACGCTCTCGACACCTTTCTGGAGACACCTCTGAGGGGCGAGAGCGACAACGACGGGCTGCCCTTCTCACCGGACGCGCGTGTGCGATTCGCCCGGCTCGCCACCGAACTGCGCGACCTGCGCCGCTCCCTCGCCGACCCGCTGATGGACGTGCTGCACCGTGTGCTCGCCGTCACAGGCCTGGAGGTGGAGCTTTCGGCGTCCCCGCATGCCCTGGCCGCCCGTCGCCGCGAGACCCTTTCCAACTTCCTGGACATCGCCGCCTCGTTCGCCGCTCATGAGAGCGAGGCGAGTCTGCTCGCCTTTCTCGGCTTCCTGCGCACAGCGGCGCAGTACGAGAAGGGCCTCGACAACGCCCTGCCCGGCGGCGAGAACACCGTCAAGGTGCTCACCGCCCACAAGTCCAAGGGCCTGGAATGGGACGTCGTGGCCGTCCCGGGCCTGGTCACCGGAACCTTCCCCAGCGACCGGGGCCGCGAGAAATGGACCTCCCAGGCCAAGGTCCTGCCGCACGGACTGCGCGGCGACACCGACACGCTGCCCGACATCGAGGCCTGGGACTCCCGGGGCATGAAGGCCTTCCAGGAGGCGATGAAGGACCACCAGCACACCGAGGAACTCCGCCTCGGCTACGTCACCTTCACGCGCCCCCGCTCCCTCCTGCTCGGCTCCGGACACTGGTGGGGACCCTCCCAGAAGAAGCCCCGGGGCCCATCCGACTTCCTGCAGGCCCTCTACGACCACTGCACGGCCGGACACGGGGAGATCGAGGCCTGGGCGGACGAACCGGAGGAGGACGAGGAGAATCCCGCCCTGCACGCGACGAGCGCCGACCAGTTGTGGCCCCTGCCCCTGGACGACGCCGCGTTCCGCCGCCGCCGGGCCGCTGCCGAGACGGTCCTCGCCCACCTGGAGACGCTCCCCTCCCACGAGGACGGCCACCCCGCCGCCGCGCAAGACCCCGATGCGTTCGACGACCCGGACTGGCCCCCGCCGCCGGACGACGAGCCTCTGTACGAGGATGACGGGCCCCTCGGCGACGGCCCTCTCGACCAAGACGCCCCTTTCCCCGCGGAGGACGACGCCGACTGGGACGCCTGGACCACGGACCGGCCCGAACCGCCCGCACAGACGCCACCCCACGCGCGCGTGCCCCGCACCGGACACGGCCACGACCGCCCGCCCACCGTGCCACACGCCCGCAGACACCCCGCCGAAGCGGATCTCACCCCCGAGGAGGCTCGCGCAGTCGCCTCCTGGGACCGCGACCTCGACGCCCTCACCGGGGAACTGCTGCGCGCGCGGGAGAGCGTCACCGACGTTCCCCTGCCCGCGTCGCTGACCGCGTCCCAACTGATGCTCCTGGCCGCCGACCCGGATGCCCTCGCGCAGGAGCTGGCCCGCCCCATGCCACGCCCCCCGCAGCCCGCCGCCCGTCGGGGCACCCGCTTCCACGCCTGGGTCGAGGCCCGCTTCGAGGAACTGCAGCTCCCCATGCTGGAGCCTGAGGAACTGCCCGGCAGCGACGCCGAGATCGCCGACGAACGCGACCTGGAAACCCTCAAGGACGCCTTCGAGCACACCGTGTACGCCCAGCGCACGCCTTATCGGGTCGAAGCACCCTTCCAGCTCGACATCGCCGGACGTGTCGTACGGGGCCGGATCGACGCCGTCTACAAGGAAGGCGACGGCGAGGAAGCGACGTACGAGATCATCGACTGGAAGACCCACCGCGCCCACACCGCCGACCCCCTCCAGCTCGCCGTCTACCGGCTGGCCTGGGCCGAGCAGCAGGGCGTGCCGCTGGAGGCTGTCGGGGCCGCCTTCCTCTACGTGCGCAGCGGCGAGACCGTACGGCCCGACGATCTCCCGGACCGGGCCGCGCTGGAGCGGCTGCTCCTGGACGAGCCGGCCGCGTTCGAAGTACCGGACGAGGATGTCAGCGCGGGCCGATAA